One region of Brassica napus cultivar Da-Ae chromosome A10, Da-Ae, whole genome shotgun sequence genomic DNA includes:
- the LOC125579365 gene encoding probable pectate lyase 1 — translation MAVLPTWILAMMCLLFFVGAMENSTHDKISSLSSSDENEWNTHAVTNPDEVADEVIALAEMSVRNHTERRKLGYFTCGTGNPIDDCWRCDANWHKNRKRLADCGIGFGRNAIGGRDGRFYVVTDPNDDNPVNPRPGTLRHAVIQDRPLWIVFKRDMVIQLKQELIVNSFKTIDGRGANVHIANGGCITIQYVTNVIVHGLHIHDCRPTGNAMVRSSETHFGWRTMADGDAISIFGSSHVWIDHNSLSHCADGLVDAVMGSTAITISNNHMTHHNEVMLLGHSDSYTRDKAMQVTIAYNHFGVGLIQRMPRCRHGYFHVVNNDYTHWEMYAIGGSANPTINSQGNRYAAPKNPFAKEVTKRVDTPASHWKGWNWRTEGDLLQNGAYFTASGAASSGSYARASSLAAKSSSLVATITNDAGALPCRRGRQCTS, via the exons ATGGCGGTTCTTCCGACATGGATTTTAGCTATGATGTGTCTACTCTTCTTCGTCGGAGCAATGGAGAACAGTACGCACGACAAGATCTCATCTCTCTCCAG TTCCGACGAAAATGAATGGAACACGCATGCAGTGACAAATCCAGATGAAGTAGCGGACGAAGTTATCGCCTTGGCTGAAAT GAGTGTAAGAAACCATACCGAGAGGAGGAAGCTAGGTTACTTTACTTGCGGAACAGGCAACCCTATCGACGATTGTTGGAGATGCGATGCCAACTGGCACAAGAACCGCAAACGCCTAGCGGACTGTGGAATCGGGTTCGGAAGAAACGCGATCGGTGGACGAGACGGGCGTTTCTACGTAGTCACCGACCCAAATGACGACAACCCGGTTAACCCTAGACCGGGGACACTACGTCACGCCGTGATCCAAGACCGACCGCTATGGATCGTTTTCAAACGCGACATGGTGATTCAGCTAAAACAAGAGCTGATCGTCAACAGCTTCAAAACGATCGACGGACGCGGCGCAAACGTTCACATCGCTAACGGCGGTTGCATCACGATTCAGTACGTGACGAACGTCATCGTGCATGGGTTGCATATTCATGACTGTAGACCGACGGGTAACGCTATGGTGAGAAGCTCAGAGACGCACTTTGGGTGGAGGACTATGGCGGATGGTGACGCGATTTCGATCTTTGGATCGAGTCATGTTTGGATTGATCACAACTCGTTGTCTCATTGCGCTGATGGGCTTGTGGATGCTGTTATGGGCTCGACGGCGATTACCATCTCTAACAACCATATGACTCATCATAACGAGGTTATGTTGCTCGGACATAGTGATTCTTACACGAGGGATAAAGCTATGCAAGTTACTATTGCTTATAACCATTTTGGAGTCGGACTTATTCAAAGAATGCCGAG GTGCCGACACGGGTATTTCCATGTCGTGAACAATGACTACACTCACTGGGAAATGTACGCGATTGGTGGAAGCGCAAACCCGACAATCAACAGTCAAGGAAACCGCTACGCCGCCCCGAAGAATCCCTTTGCTAAAGAG GTGACTAAGAGAGTGGACACACCGGCTAGTCATTGGAAAGGATGGAACTGGAGAACGGAAGGAGATTTGCTTCAGAACGGAGCTTATTTCACTGCTTCTGGAGCCGCTTCATCTGGTAGCTACGCACGTGCCTCTAGCCTCGCAGCTAAATCTTCTTCACTGGTCGCAACCATTACTAACGACGCTGGAGCTCTACCTTGTCGCAGAGGACGTCAATGTACCTCATAG